A genomic stretch from Engraulis encrasicolus isolate BLACKSEA-1 chromosome 10, IST_EnEncr_1.0, whole genome shotgun sequence includes:
- the hsd17b10 gene encoding 3-hydroxyacyl-CoA dehydrogenase type-2 — protein sequence MANIRSVKGMVGLVTGGASGLGRATVERLVSQGACAVILDLPSSDGHNLAATLGDRCAFAPADVTSEADVRSAVSLAREKFGRLDLAVNCAGIAVAVKTYNFKKDLPHSLEDFQRVITVNIAGTFNVIRLAAGEMGKNEPSADGHRGCVINTASVAAFDGQVGQAAYSASKGGIVGMTLPIARDLAPMGIRVLTIAPGLFATPLLAGLPEKVQNFLARQVPFPSRLGDPAEFAHLVTSIAENPMLNGEVIRLDGAIRMQP from the exons GGCATGGTCGGCCTGGTGACCGGAGGAGCCTCTGGTTTGGGTCGGGCAACCGTGGAACGACTGGTGAGCCAAGGTGCCTGCGCCGTGATCTTGGACCTGCCTAGTTCAGACGGCCACAACCTTGCAGCCACCCTTGGTGACCGCTGTGCCTTTGCCCCAGCTGAT GTTACCTCAGAGGCAGACGTGCGGTCAGCTGTGTCTCTGGCACGGGAGAAGTTTGGTCGTCTGGACTTGGCCGTGAACTGTGCTGGTATTGCGGTTGCTGTGAAGACCTACAATTTCAAAAAGGACCTTCCTCATAGCCTGGAGGACTTCCAGCGCGTCATCACT GTGAACATCGCTGGCACTTTCAATGTTATCCGTCTGGCTGCCGGTGAAATGGGCAAAAATGAACCAAGCGCAGATGGACACAGGGGCTGCGTAATCAACACTGCCAGTGTTGCTGCTTTTGATGGACAG GTGGGCCAGGCAGCCTATTCTGCATCTAAAGGTGGCATCGTGGGCATGACCCTACCCATCGCACGTGACCTCGCTCCCATGGGCATCCGGGTCCTCACCATTGCTCCAG GTCTGTTTGCCACGCCGCTGCTGGCTGGTTTACCAGAGAAGGTGCAAAACTTCCTGGCTCGTCAAGTGCCCTTTCCCTCCCGCCTGGGAGACCCCGCAGAATTTGCACACTTGGTGACGTCGATCGCCGAGAACCCCATGCTTAACGGGGAGGTCATACGACTTGATGGCGCCATTCGTATGCAGCCCTAG